The following proteins are co-located in the Nerophis lumbriciformis linkage group LG22, RoL_Nlum_v2.1, whole genome shotgun sequence genome:
- the LOC133615589 gene encoding uncharacterized protein isoform X1 → MDSIKYETQTFWTQFRMKMSGRFVLRCTVLLLCLAFVSAIKKLDSINDLKKVDFDRAVPKHTLLLLHWFANEIDIDNNDVIQLTFDPNREEFGSHHYGNYERVLNPLPQGNIRYRYYTVGNLYHGQAISELPEYVLHPQRQHMGGNRDRIIFRVREHSTRGQASEIIDEVYITQHYDNSNEGTRYDPAHTYQITTNLLRQIREFSGEEGTSNSVRKLKEDFGSNINNSQLRSLIITWGDLACLGLLLFIILEEKYYPNNIKWDAKRMSRHCVVNIPSSSQDHHDGQVPRELFDQENIQLEVTTGTNGKAKIHWQGVSEDRLQQRVMLVLFKDNEGQTALFSKQIGSSSGDMDTSVLLNTGLQARLHKTRTKYCFWTVVAEEICRGGEFRNPGKVRLQDYDASLQLFVKDGKACARLFVGKSFRDWRSEFDKSWVGFYTDANKTTNEYGWWNWQWATKFQKSTPLDPHHNVYEYHSGMAISPGVQARFIISDNRVVAHTSWR, encoded by the exons ATGGATTCCATCAAGTATGAGACACAAACATTCTGGACACAATTTAG GATGAAGATGTCGGGAAGATTTGTTCTTCGCTGCACTGTGCTGCTACTTTGCCTCGCCTTCGTGTCTGCCATTAAGAAGCTAGATTCCATTAACGACTTGAAAAAAGTTGACTTTGATCGAGCTGTGCCGAAGCACACTCTCCTACTGCTTCACTGGTTTGCCAACGAGATTGACATTGATAATAACGATGTCATACAACTGACTTTTGACCCAAACCGAGAAGAATTTGGATCACATCACTATGGAAACTACGAGAGGGTGTTGAACCCACTGCCTCAGGGAAATATCAGATACCGTTACTACACAGTCGGCAATCTTTACCACGGACAAGCCATTTCCGAGCTTCCTGAATATGTTCTCCATCCACAGAGACAGCATATGGGAGGCAACAGAGACCGGATCATATTTCGAGTGAGAGAGCACAGCACAAGAGGTCAAGCCAGCGAGATAATAGATGAAGTCTATATCACGCAACATTATGACAACTCAAATGAAGGGACACGTTATGATCCCGCTCACACATATCAGATCACTACCAACCTGCTGAGACAAATCAGAGAGTTTTCAGGGGAAGAAGGCACTAGTAACTCTGTGAGAAAGCTCAAAGAAGACTTTGGAAGCAATATTAACAACTCACAGTTACGTTCCCTCATTATTACGTGGGGTGACCTTGCTTGCCTTGGACTACTGCTGTTTATCATCCTTGAGGAAAAATACTACCCAAACAACATAAAGTGGGACGCAAAAAGAATGTCCAGACATTGTGTCGTCAACATTCCAAGCAGCAGCCAAGATCACCACGACGGTCAAGTTCCAAGGGAGCTTTTTGATCAGGAAAACATTCAACTTGAGGTGACGACTGGCACAAACGGAAAAGCTAAGATTCATTGGCAGGGTGTTTCTGAAGACCGCCTACAGCAACGTGTAATGCTCGTACTGTTTAAGGACAATGAGGGCCAGACAGCTCTGTTTTCAAAGCAGATTGGAAGCAGCTCTGGCGATATGGACACCTCAGTACTCTTGAATACTGGTCTTCAGGCACGGCTACACAAGACAAGAACAAAGTACTGTTTCTGGACAGTCGTGGCTGAGGAGATCTGCAGGGGCGGCGAGTTTCGGAATCCAGGAAAAGTCAGGCTACAAGACTACGATGCAAGCCTTCAGCTATTTGTTAAGGATGGTAAGGCTTGCGCTCGCTTATTTGTGGGCAAATCATTTAGAGACTGGAGGTCAGAGTTTGACAAGTCGTGGGTGGGCTTCTACACCGATGCCAATAAAACCACTAATGAATATGGATGGTGGAATTGGCAGTGGGCCACAAAATTCCAAAAGTCTACTCCTCTCGACCCTCATCACAACGTTTATGAGTATCACTCAGGGATGGCCATTTCCCCAGGAGTCCAAGCACGATTCATTATTAGTGATAACAGGGTTGTGGCACACACAAGCTGGAGGTGA
- the LOC133615589 gene encoding uncharacterized protein isoform X2, giving the protein MKMSGRFVLRCTVLLLCLAFVSAIKKLDSINDLKKVDFDRAVPKHTLLLLHWFANEIDIDNNDVIQLTFDPNREEFGSHHYGNYERVLNPLPQGNIRYRYYTVGNLYHGQAISELPEYVLHPQRQHMGGNRDRIIFRVREHSTRGQASEIIDEVYITQHYDNSNEGTRYDPAHTYQITTNLLRQIREFSGEEGTSNSVRKLKEDFGSNINNSQLRSLIITWGDLACLGLLLFIILEEKYYPNNIKWDAKRMSRHCVVNIPSSSQDHHDGQVPRELFDQENIQLEVTTGTNGKAKIHWQGVSEDRLQQRVMLVLFKDNEGQTALFSKQIGSSSGDMDTSVLLNTGLQARLHKTRTKYCFWTVVAEEICRGGEFRNPGKVRLQDYDASLQLFVKDGKACARLFVGKSFRDWRSEFDKSWVGFYTDANKTTNEYGWWNWQWATKFQKSTPLDPHHNVYEYHSGMAISPGVQARFIISDNRVVAHTSWR; this is encoded by the coding sequence ATGAAGATGTCGGGAAGATTTGTTCTTCGCTGCACTGTGCTGCTACTTTGCCTCGCCTTCGTGTCTGCCATTAAGAAGCTAGATTCCATTAACGACTTGAAAAAAGTTGACTTTGATCGAGCTGTGCCGAAGCACACTCTCCTACTGCTTCACTGGTTTGCCAACGAGATTGACATTGATAATAACGATGTCATACAACTGACTTTTGACCCAAACCGAGAAGAATTTGGATCACATCACTATGGAAACTACGAGAGGGTGTTGAACCCACTGCCTCAGGGAAATATCAGATACCGTTACTACACAGTCGGCAATCTTTACCACGGACAAGCCATTTCCGAGCTTCCTGAATATGTTCTCCATCCACAGAGACAGCATATGGGAGGCAACAGAGACCGGATCATATTTCGAGTGAGAGAGCACAGCACAAGAGGTCAAGCCAGCGAGATAATAGATGAAGTCTATATCACGCAACATTATGACAACTCAAATGAAGGGACACGTTATGATCCCGCTCACACATATCAGATCACTACCAACCTGCTGAGACAAATCAGAGAGTTTTCAGGGGAAGAAGGCACTAGTAACTCTGTGAGAAAGCTCAAAGAAGACTTTGGAAGCAATATTAACAACTCACAGTTACGTTCCCTCATTATTACGTGGGGTGACCTTGCTTGCCTTGGACTACTGCTGTTTATCATCCTTGAGGAAAAATACTACCCAAACAACATAAAGTGGGACGCAAAAAGAATGTCCAGACATTGTGTCGTCAACATTCCAAGCAGCAGCCAAGATCACCACGACGGTCAAGTTCCAAGGGAGCTTTTTGATCAGGAAAACATTCAACTTGAGGTGACGACTGGCACAAACGGAAAAGCTAAGATTCATTGGCAGGGTGTTTCTGAAGACCGCCTACAGCAACGTGTAATGCTCGTACTGTTTAAGGACAATGAGGGCCAGACAGCTCTGTTTTCAAAGCAGATTGGAAGCAGCTCTGGCGATATGGACACCTCAGTACTCTTGAATACTGGTCTTCAGGCACGGCTACACAAGACAAGAACAAAGTACTGTTTCTGGACAGTCGTGGCTGAGGAGATCTGCAGGGGCGGCGAGTTTCGGAATCCAGGAAAAGTCAGGCTACAAGACTACGATGCAAGCCTTCAGCTATTTGTTAAGGATGGTAAGGCTTGCGCTCGCTTATTTGTGGGCAAATCATTTAGAGACTGGAGGTCAGAGTTTGACAAGTCGTGGGTGGGCTTCTACACCGATGCCAATAAAACCACTAATGAATATGGATGGTGGAATTGGCAGTGGGCCACAAAATTCCAAAAGTCTACTCCTCTCGACCCTCATCACAACGTTTATGAGTATCACTCAGGGATGGCCATTTCCCCAGGAGTCCAAGCACGATTCATTATTAGTGATAACAGGGTTGTGGCACACACAAGCTGGAGGTGA